The following coding sequences are from one Prochlorococcus sp. MIT 1314 window:
- a CDS encoding cysteine desulfurase family protein, with protein MENNFIYLDNASTTPLSENVLNIINSTYRNYWHNPSSTYQLGIKCSTYLEKIRSKIAYIFEAEPEDIIFTSGSSESTNIVFNNIYENFKNSRVVISNVEHQATNICANKLRIQNWDIYEWTVNNDGILNISNIDKVLTNETKLVSIIWGQSEIGTIQPVQFIGSKCEELNIMFHLDGTQILSNGIFSWKDLKCDFLSLSAHKFGGPKGIGILLTKEKSRQILKNKDISATQEFSIRQGTQALPLIAGMYESLKNIKGKIKLYDYITEFPSNNINKLKNYFFQKIKDNNHIKITGSINHRLPNHISFLLLNKLFEPIKAYKIVNFMSENRIAISSGSACSSSSGKPSSTLKNIGLQDNELYSNIRVTLGSINNKSEIDKFLELIQICIDKF; from the coding sequence TCCACAACTCCATTATCTGAGAATGTTTTAAATATAATAAATTCAACTTACAGGAATTATTGGCATAACCCATCATCTACATATCAGCTAGGGATAAAATGCTCTACATATCTTGAAAAAATTAGATCTAAAATTGCTTATATATTTGAAGCAGAACCAGAGGATATAATTTTTACTTCTGGTTCTTCGGAATCAACAAATATTGTATTTAATAATATTTATGAGAACTTTAAAAATAGTAGAGTTGTTATTTCGAATGTTGAACATCAAGCTACCAATATTTGTGCTAATAAATTAAGAATTCAAAACTGGGATATTTACGAATGGACGGTAAATAATGATGGTATTTTAAATATTTCAAATATCGATAAAGTTTTAACCAATGAAACTAAGCTTGTATCAATTATTTGGGGACAAAGTGAAATAGGGACAATACAACCTGTTCAATTTATAGGTTCCAAATGTGAAGAATTAAATATAATGTTTCATTTAGATGGAACTCAAATATTAAGCAATGGAATATTCAGTTGGAAAGATCTTAAATGTGATTTTTTAAGTTTATCTGCTCATAAATTTGGAGGTCCAAAAGGTATCGGTATTCTTTTAACAAAAGAAAAGTCTAGACAAATTTTAAAAAATAAAGACATATCAGCAACTCAGGAATTTTCAATTAGACAAGGTACACAAGCCTTGCCATTAATCGCTGGAATGTATGAATCATTAAAGAATATTAAAGGAAAAATAAAATTATATGATTACATAACTGAATTTCCTTCTAATAATATTAATAAACTTAAAAATTATTTTTTTCAAAAAATTAAGGATAATAATCACATAAAGATTACCGGTAGTATTAACCATAGGCTTCCCAATCATATTTCGTTTCTACTATTAAATAAACTATTTGAACCTATAAAGGCCTATAAGATTGTTAATTTCATGTCAGAAAATAGAATAGCCATAAGTAGTGGAAGTGCTTGTTCAAGCTCATCTGGTAAACCTAGCTCAACACTTAAAAATATTGGTTTACAAGATAATGAACTATATTCAAATATTCGTGTTACTTTAGGTTCAATAAACAATAAGTCAGAAATAGATAAATTTTTAGAACTTATTCAAATATGTATTGACAAATTTTAA